The proteins below are encoded in one region of Sphingobacterium sp. R2:
- the era gene encoding GTPase Era has product MSHKAGFVSIIGKPNAGKSTLMNALVGEKMSIITPKAQTTRHRIIGIVNDEDHQIVFSDTPGVIKPNYSLQESMMNFVQGSLIDADIILFVTDINEKYDENDVLEKLRKTNSPVAVLINKIDKSSEEEVKAKIEFWQEKLNPDTIFAISAKLNHNVAAVMQYIKDKLPIHEAYYEKDELTDKSMRFFVSEMIREKVFKLYDKEIPYSTEVIVTSYKEEANITRIAAEIIVERDSQKNIIIGKAGAMIKKVGTYARQDIEEFIDGKVFLELFVKVIPDWRSKKNYLKRFGYDD; this is encoded by the coding sequence ATGTCACACAAAGCAGGATTCGTAAGTATCATCGGAAAGCCAAATGCTGGTAAGTCCACCCTAATGAACGCTTTAGTGGGTGAAAAAATGTCTATCATTACACCCAAAGCGCAAACGACAAGACACCGCATTATCGGTATTGTAAACGATGAAGACCATCAAATTGTGTTTTCGGACACTCCAGGTGTTATTAAACCAAACTATTCACTGCAAGAATCCATGATGAATTTTGTCCAAGGATCTTTGATCGATGCAGACATTATTCTATTTGTGACAGATATCAACGAAAAATACGATGAGAACGATGTCCTCGAGAAATTACGCAAAACAAATTCTCCTGTTGCTGTACTGATCAATAAAATTGATAAATCTTCAGAAGAAGAGGTCAAAGCAAAAATAGAATTCTGGCAGGAAAAATTAAATCCAGACACCATTTTTGCCATTTCAGCAAAACTGAATCATAATGTTGCTGCCGTAATGCAATACATAAAGGACAAGTTACCAATTCACGAAGCTTATTATGAAAAAGATGAACTGACAGACAAATCCATGCGTTTCTTTGTCTCCGAAATGATCCGTGAAAAAGTGTTCAAACTGTATGACAAGGAAATTCCTTACAGTACAGAAGTGATCGTCACATCGTACAAAGAAGAAGCTAATATTACGCGTATTGCTGCCGAGATTATTGTTGAACGCGACTCTCAAAAAAATATTATCATTGGAAAGGCGGGCGCCATGATCAAAAAAGTAGGAACCTACGCACGTCAGGATATTGAGGAATTTATCGACGGAAAGGTATTTCTCGAACTTTTCGTTAAAGTAATTCCTGACTGGCGAAGCAAAAAAAATTACCTTAAACGTTTCGGTTACGATGACTAA
- the uvrC gene encoding excinuclease ABC subunit UvrC yields the protein MDVFDYREELKKIPHRPGVYQYFDKNNELIYIGKAKDLRNRVGSYFVNENQLNGKTRVLVRKINRISFTIVDTEIDAWLLENSLIKKHKPKYNVLLKDDKTYPWIVIKNEPFPRVFWTRQYIKDGSRYYGPYPSVGMMHIVLDLIRELFPLRTCNLALTQENIRKGKFKICLEYQIGNCKGPCEGYQSEEDYDQNLSDIKDILNGKIAMVTNRLKEGIATAALALDFERAQLIKAKLDKLDNYQSKSTVVNSSITNVDVFSIASDEGYAFVNYLKVMNGVIIQTQTLEMKRRLDESEQELLALAIPEIRERFKSLSREIIVPFALDIEENERIRFTIPKLGEKKKLLELSQKNVAFFRKERLLQYEKLNPDVRTERILKQMQKDLRMNVVPQHIECFDNSNIQGNYPVSAIVVFKDAKPSKKDYRHFNVKTVEGPNDFATMEEAVFRRYRRLLDEDQPLPQLIIIDGGKGQLGAALKSLRLLGIERQVTVIGIAKRLEELFYPGDQYPLYLDKKSETLKVIQHLRDEAHRFGITFHRNQRSRKTFVSELENVPGIGKTTVEKVLTEFKSVKKVKEASDEDLKKVLNLKQIKALREYFAK from the coding sequence ATGGACGTATTTGATTATAGAGAGGAATTAAAGAAGATACCGCATCGGCCTGGAGTCTATCAGTATTTTGATAAAAATAACGAGCTGATATATATTGGGAAAGCGAAAGATTTGCGCAATCGGGTCGGATCTTATTTCGTTAATGAAAATCAGCTGAATGGCAAAACACGTGTTTTGGTCCGTAAGATTAATCGGATATCCTTTACTATAGTTGATACGGAGATTGATGCTTGGTTGCTTGAAAATTCATTGATCAAGAAACACAAACCGAAGTATAATGTCCTTCTTAAGGACGATAAAACCTATCCTTGGATTGTTATCAAGAACGAGCCTTTTCCACGCGTTTTTTGGACCAGGCAATATATTAAAGATGGTTCTCGCTATTATGGGCCCTATCCTTCGGTGGGGATGATGCATATTGTTTTGGATCTGATTCGTGAATTGTTTCCCTTGCGGACCTGCAATTTGGCCCTAACACAGGAAAATATACGGAAAGGCAAGTTTAAGATCTGTCTTGAATACCAAATTGGAAACTGTAAGGGGCCTTGCGAAGGGTATCAATCTGAAGAAGACTATGATCAGAATCTGAGTGATATTAAGGATATTCTGAACGGAAAGATTGCTATGGTGACCAATCGCTTGAAAGAAGGTATTGCTACTGCCGCGCTAGCTCTGGATTTCGAAAGAGCACAATTAATCAAGGCGAAGTTGGATAAGCTAGACAATTATCAGAGTAAATCCACCGTTGTTAACTCATCCATTACAAACGTCGATGTATTTAGCATCGCTTCGGATGAGGGGTATGCTTTTGTCAACTACCTGAAAGTGATGAATGGTGTGATTATTCAGACGCAAACACTGGAAATGAAACGACGTTTAGATGAGAGTGAACAGGAGCTCCTAGCCCTGGCCATACCAGAGATACGGGAACGTTTCAAAAGTCTGTCGCGGGAAATTATCGTACCATTCGCGTTAGATATTGAAGAGAACGAACGGATTCGATTTACAATCCCTAAATTGGGTGAAAAGAAAAAACTCCTGGAGCTTTCGCAAAAGAACGTAGCATTTTTTAGGAAGGAACGTTTGTTGCAATATGAGAAGCTTAATCCGGATGTCCGCACTGAGCGTATTTTAAAACAGATGCAAAAGGACCTTCGGATGAATGTCGTTCCGCAACATATTGAGTGTTTCGATAACTCGAATATTCAGGGCAATTACCCCGTATCTGCTATTGTAGTATTTAAGGATGCCAAACCTTCAAAAAAGGATTATCGCCATTTCAATGTAAAGACAGTGGAGGGGCCTAATGATTTTGCTACGATGGAGGAAGCTGTTTTTAGACGGTACAGAAGATTGTTGGATGAAGATCAGCCTCTGCCCCAATTGATTATTATCGACGGTGGTAAGGGGCAATTAGGGGCTGCTTTAAAGAGTCTGCGCTTATTGGGGATCGAACGGCAAGTAACGGTGATCGGTATTGCGAAGAGGCTGGAGGAGCTTTTCTATCCCGGTGACCAATATCCACTTTATCTAGATAAAAAATCTGAAACCTTAAAGGTGATTCAACATCTTCGGGATGAAGCTCACCGGTTCGGAATCACGTTTCACAGAAATCAGCGGAGCCGAAAAACTTTTGTTTCTGAACTTGAAAATGTGCCAGGCATAGGCAAAACAACAGTGGAGAAAGTGTTAACTGAATTTAAATCGGTAAAAAAGGTGAAGGAGGCGTCTGATGAAGACCTAAAAAAAGTGCTTAATCTCAAACAGATTAAAGCACTTCGTGAATATTTTGCAAAGTAA
- a CDS encoding penicillin-binding protein 1A — protein MKRVSKKNQLTEADIKRYTFNFWKIIVGIVAIGFLFILSIRLGLFGKLPSFSDLENPKSNLASEVITEDHKVLGTYYVQNRSNVKYSELSPYLVKALVSTEDKRFYDHSGIDYSRTFTVIFHTLTGNKQGGSTITQQLALNLFSDGRQKNFLKRVIQKFQEWITAVRLERNYTKDEIITMYFNTVDFGAYNTYGIKSAARTYFNTTPDKLTAEQAALLVGMLKGPGAYSPVRYPDRSRTRRNTVLNNMVAANFISAEEATKAKEKPLGLELKIANYGEGLAPYFRAVLKDEIKKEFAKLSITKPDGTPYDLDRDGLKIYTTINMSMQQYAEDSQKEWMKQLQSKFSAQWKNRDPFKGDKAKLLISGMKRSDRYRILKEEGLSEDEIKKAFNVKVPMNIFTWKGSVDTMMTPMDSIKYNKLMLRNAMMSMEPKTGHIKAWVGGIDFDHFKYDQVKMGTRQVGSTAKPFTYAVAIDNGYSPCYSIPNYQQTYNGWTPRGNAQGGNPITLAKALAYSQNYATAYLVHEVGAAEVAALTKRMGITSDVPNYPSISLGAYEASVFDMVGAYSAFVNQGTWIEPTAILRIEDKNGTPIYDKAPKVVKALNSESAYIIVDMLKKVVSQGTARRIQWMYKLTNPIGGKTGTTNDNSDAWFIGITPELVTGVWTGAEDRGISFDRMEYGQGAAAAMPVFAYYMQKVYKDSNLKYTKGDFEQPQGGLTRVIDCNQYWGGGGSDVEDGSTDSSSKDETKLKDDRLGF, from the coding sequence ATGAAACGAGTATCAAAAAAAAATCAACTGACGGAAGCTGATATCAAACGATATACGTTCAATTTTTGGAAGATTATCGTTGGAATTGTTGCGATAGGTTTTCTTTTCATATTGAGTATACGTCTTGGATTGTTTGGGAAACTGCCATCCTTCAGTGATTTGGAGAATCCAAAAAGCAATTTAGCTTCTGAAGTTATCACTGAAGATCATAAAGTACTGGGGACTTATTATGTTCAAAACCGTTCCAATGTAAAGTATAGCGAATTGTCCCCTTATTTAGTCAAAGCATTGGTGTCTACAGAGGATAAACGTTTCTATGATCACTCTGGTATAGACTATTCGCGTACATTCACAGTCATCTTCCATACCTTGACAGGTAATAAGCAAGGGGGGAGTACGATTACACAACAGCTGGCACTCAATCTCTTCTCGGATGGACGTCAGAAGAATTTTTTAAAACGTGTCATCCAAAAATTTCAGGAATGGATTACGGCCGTTCGTCTGGAAAGAAATTATACCAAGGATGAAATTATTACCATGTATTTCAACACGGTAGACTTTGGAGCCTATAATACCTACGGAATCAAATCTGCTGCGCGGACTTACTTTAATACGACTCCCGACAAATTGACAGCGGAACAGGCAGCCTTGTTGGTGGGTATGTTAAAAGGGCCGGGAGCATATTCTCCGGTGCGTTACCCTGATAGATCTCGCACCCGACGTAATACGGTGTTGAACAATATGGTTGCCGCCAATTTTATCTCGGCAGAAGAGGCAACAAAAGCAAAAGAGAAACCACTTGGTTTAGAGCTTAAGATCGCAAATTACGGCGAAGGATTGGCTCCCTATTTCAGAGCGGTACTAAAAGACGAGATCAAAAAGGAATTTGCCAAGCTTTCTATTACCAAGCCGGATGGTACGCCTTATGATCTTGATCGCGATGGATTGAAAATCTATACGACAATCAACATGTCTATGCAGCAATATGCAGAGGATTCGCAAAAGGAATGGATGAAGCAATTGCAGTCTAAATTTTCCGCGCAATGGAAAAATAGGGATCCCTTTAAAGGCGATAAAGCGAAGCTATTAATCAGCGGGATGAAGCGCTCAGATCGTTACCGGATTTTGAAGGAAGAAGGCTTGAGTGAAGACGAAATCAAAAAGGCTTTCAATGTAAAAGTTCCTATGAATATTTTTACATGGAAAGGAAGCGTCGACACCATGATGACGCCAATGGATTCCATTAAATACAATAAACTCATGTTACGCAATGCGATGATGTCAATGGAGCCGAAGACAGGACATATTAAAGCGTGGGTAGGGGGTATTGACTTTGATCACTTTAAATATGATCAGGTAAAAATGGGAACGCGTCAGGTGGGATCGACGGCTAAACCATTTACTTACGCGGTTGCGATTGATAATGGCTATTCACCATGTTATAGTATTCCAAATTACCAACAAACGTATAACGGATGGACACCAAGGGGAAATGCGCAAGGAGGAAACCCCATTACGTTGGCTAAGGCATTGGCTTATTCTCAAAACTATGCAACAGCCTATTTAGTACACGAAGTTGGTGCTGCCGAAGTCGCCGCATTGACGAAGCGAATGGGTATAACAAGTGATGTGCCTAATTATCCGTCGATTTCTCTTGGCGCTTATGAAGCGTCGGTGTTTGATATGGTAGGTGCCTATTCGGCATTTGTAAACCAAGGAACCTGGATTGAACCGACTGCGATCTTACGTATTGAAGATAAAAATGGTACACCGATCTATGATAAAGCACCAAAGGTCGTAAAAGCCTTAAATAGTGAATCTGCTTATATTATTGTTGATATGTTGAAAAAGGTGGTATCCCAAGGTACGGCGAGACGTATTCAATGGATGTACAAGCTCACCAATCCAATCGGTGGTAAAACGGGTACAACGAATGACAACTCGGATGCTTGGTTTATCGGTATTACGCCCGAATTGGTTACAGGTGTGTGGACCGGGGCGGAAGATCGGGGCATTAGTTTCGATCGCATGGAGTACGGTCAGGGGGCTGCGGCAGCTATGCCAGTATTCGCTTATTACATGCAGAAAGTATATAAAGATTCGAATTTGAAATATACTAAAGGTGATTTTGAACAACCTCAAGGTGGACTCACCCGTGTGATAGACTGTAATCAGTACTGGGGTGGCGGAGGCTCTGATGTAGAAGATGGATCTACCGATTCGAGCAGTAAAGACGAAACTAAACTAAAAGATGACCGCTTAGGTTTCTAA
- the ispF gene encoding 2-C-methyl-D-erythritol 2,4-cyclodiphosphate synthase — protein MKIKVGFGFDVHQMKEGHPFIVGGVQLEHYAGAFGHSDADVLVHAICDAILGAANLEDIGYHFPNTDMRWKGISSLLLLKECVALIAKKGYTLGNIDSMLCLEAPKIKPYIPQMKVKLAEATGLDIDDISIKATTNETMGFIGRQEGAVAYAVCLIERA, from the coding sequence ATGAAAATTAAGGTAGGATTTGGATTTGATGTCCATCAGATGAAAGAGGGACATCCCTTTATTGTTGGAGGCGTTCAATTGGAGCATTATGCGGGGGCCTTTGGCCATTCTGATGCAGATGTATTGGTGCATGCGATATGTGATGCCATTTTGGGTGCTGCCAATTTGGAAGATATTGGCTATCACTTTCCAAACACTGATATGCGCTGGAAAGGTATCAGTAGCTTATTGTTACTGAAAGAATGTGTGGCGCTGATTGCGAAGAAAGGGTACACACTCGGTAATATCGATTCAATGCTGTGTTTGGAGGCTCCTAAGATCAAACCTTATATCCCGCAAATGAAAGTTAAATTGGCTGAAGCCACTGGTTTGGATATCGATGATATTTCCATTAAAGCAACGACAAATGAAACCATGGGATTTATCGGCCGTCAGGAAGGAGCCGTTGCCTATGCGGTTTGCTTGATCGAACGTGCGTAG
- a CDS encoding glycogen/starch synthase, protein MAKTKILFITHEMSPFLELTKISEITRQLPQAMQEKGFEIRILMPRFGNINERRNRLHEVIRLSGLNIVVDNNDNPLIIKVASLPAARMQVYFLDNEDYFQRKKVFSDEHGEFFADNNERSVFFCKGALETVKKLGWSPDVVHCHGWFSALVPAYVKTTYKDDPTFKDAKVMYSLFNEEFKGTLGTKYAEMAPEGSFKAEDAQVYGDGSYEAIYKGALHFTDMVVVADQNVNTEIVDFARSKDIQVFEPNGDQDYDAFGEVYDQFAPEEVEV, encoded by the coding sequence ATGGCAAAAACGAAGATATTGTTTATTACTCACGAGATGTCGCCTTTCCTCGAATTAACTAAAATTTCTGAAATCACACGTCAACTTCCGCAAGCGATGCAAGAAAAGGGTTTTGAGATCCGAATCTTAATGCCGCGTTTTGGGAATATCAATGAGCGTAGAAATAGATTACATGAGGTTATTCGTCTTTCAGGCCTGAACATTGTTGTGGATAATAATGATAATCCGCTAATTATTAAAGTTGCTTCATTACCTGCGGCCCGTATGCAGGTGTATTTCTTGGATAATGAAGACTACTTTCAGCGTAAAAAAGTTTTTAGTGATGAGCATGGCGAGTTCTTTGCAGACAACAATGAGCGTTCGGTGTTCTTCTGTAAAGGAGCGTTGGAAACTGTGAAGAAATTGGGTTGGTCCCCAGATGTAGTGCACTGTCATGGATGGTTCTCTGCTTTGGTACCGGCGTATGTCAAGACGACTTATAAAGACGATCCGACATTCAAGGATGCAAAAGTGATGTACTCTTTGTTCAATGAAGAGTTTAAAGGTACATTAGGTACGAAGTATGCGGAAATGGCACCAGAGGGTTCATTCAAAGCTGAGGATGCGCAGGTTTACGGAGATGGTAGCTATGAGGCTATCTATAAAGGTGCTTTGCATTTTACCGATATGGTTGTTGTGGCGGATCAAAATGTCAATACCGAAATAGTTGATTTTGCAAGATCAAAAGATATTCAGGTTTTTGAGCCTAACGGCGATCAAGACTATGATGCCTTTGGTGAAGTATATGATCAATTTGCGCCGGAAGAAGTGGAAGTGTAG